In a genomic window of Primulina huaijiensis isolate GDHJ02 chromosome 10, ASM1229523v2, whole genome shotgun sequence:
- the LOC140985971 gene encoding heavy metal-associated isoprenylated plant protein 2-like, translated as MIQKTVLRADISCEKCKKKIIKAVSGLQGVDKVEVDGGKGILSVTGNADPYEIIVRSRKAAKFVEVVSVGPPPAPQKQEAQKKPEEKKAEVKKSEQSPAQVQFPLHYPGIRVVPMTRWEEPPPNSQCSIL; from the exons ATGATACAAAAGACTGTGTTGAGGGCTGATATCTCATGTGAAAAATGCAAGAAGAAGATCATTAAGGCTGTTTCAGGCTTACAag GAGTTGACAAAGTGGAAGTGGATGGAGGAAAGGGAATCTTGAGTGTGACGGGTAATGCAGATCCTTATGAAATAATAGTAAGATCAAGAAAGGCCGCTAAATTTGTTGAAGTGGTGAGTGTTGGGCCTCCTCCGGCCCCGCAGAAGCAAGAGGCCCAAAAGAAGCCGGAGGAGAAAAAGGCCGAGGTAAAAAAAAGTGAACAGAGCCCGGCCCAAGTTCAGTTCCCTCTTCACTACCCGGGGATTCGGGTCGTACCCATGACCCGATGGGAAGAACCACCACCCAACTCACAATGCTCCATCTTGTGA
- the LOC140986854 gene encoding uncharacterized protein: MDHMLFHTDVRCLWKQLKMSAYTHTPRALGLPVCGGENKFFTLQPYGSRCGLSRRDFAFRGVVTAAASAASTIPVVQPPSSMSQDLEKLLFKPDGYNYWMWRGRKIHYVVEGEGFPIVLIHGFGASAYHWRYNIPEWAKSHKVYALDLIGFGWSEKAIIDYDALVWRDQVVDFLKEVVKEPAVLVGNSLGGFTALVSAASMQDQVKGVVLLNTAGQFGGANDATKESEETLLQKIVLKPLKEAFQRVFLRFLFWQAKQPARIESVLKSVYVNSANVDDYLINSIMRPADDPNAGEVYYRLMTRFMSNQRKYTLDNVLSQLSCPLLLVWGDLDPWVGPAKALRIKEFYPNSSLVNLQAGHCPHDEVPELVNKALLDWLSTINV; encoded by the exons ATGGATCACATGCTCTTCCACACCGACGTACGCTGCCTCTGGAAGCAGCTCAAGATGTCAGCATACACGCACACACCAAGAGCACTCGGCTTACCAGTGTGTGGCGGCGAGAACAAGTTCTTCACGCTTCAACCTTACG GAAGCAGGTGTGGGTTGAGTAGGAGAGATTTtgctttcagaggagttgttaCGGCTGCGGCTTCAGCTGCTTCCACTATTCCTGTCGTGCAACCCCCTTCCTCAATGTCTCAAG ATTTGGAGAAATTGCTGTTTAAACCGGATGGTTATAACTATTGGATGTGGCGAGGTCGGAAGATACATTATGTTGTGGAAGGGGAGGGGTTCCCCATTGTACTTATTCATGGTTTTGGGGCTTCTGCGTATCACTGGAG GTACAACATACCTGAATGGGCAAAAAGTCATAAGGTCTATGCACTAGATTTGATAGGATTCGGGTGGAGCGAGAAGGCAATTATTGATTACGATGCTCTTGTATGGAGAGATCAGGTTGTGGATTTCTTGAAGGAGGTAGTCAAAGAACCTGCAGTATTAGTTGGAAACAG TCTAGGAGGATTTACAGCCTTGGTTTCAGCAGCCTCAATGCAAGATCAAGTTAAGGGGGTTGTGTTGTTAAACACTGCAGGACAATTTGGTGGTGCTAATGATGCAACCAAAGAATCTGAAGAGACACTCTTGCAAAAGATTGTTTTAAAGCCTCTAAAAGAAGCTTTTCAACGTGTCTTCCTTCGATTTTTGTTTTGGCAAGCCAAGCAACCAGCTCGCATTGAATCCGTCTTGAAAAGT GTATATGTTAATTCTGCTAACGTGGATGACTATCTTATTAATTCAATCATGAGGCCTGCTGATGACCCAAATGCAGGGGAAGTTTATTACAG ACTGATGACACGATTTATGTCAAACCAAAGGAAATACACACTTGACAATGTTTTAAGCCAGCTTTCTTGCCCGTTGTTATTGGTCTGGGGTGACTTAGATCCTTGGGTAGGCCCTGCTAAAGCTCTTCGAATCAAAGAATTCTATCCGAACAGTTCTCTGGTTAATCTTCAGGCTGGACATTGCCCCCACGACGAAGTCCCGGAACTCGTTAACAAGGCTTTGCTGGATTGGCTGTCTACTATAAATGTATGA